A section of the Scyliorhinus torazame isolate Kashiwa2021f chromosome 21, sScyTor2.1, whole genome shotgun sequence genome encodes:
- the LOC140398409 gene encoding uncharacterized protein, with protein sequence MMKLQLKWTMQCIIILMMCEFRIGRMATLTVPGSRYPQVIRTDLCTLIDCESAGKGKEFRVDSLHYYRGGMIMEREGWLKRFCQLPRGAPPVISIHQINGNPPSTCKAGTCHPVYITVKHTAWIKTGNKVCSHRHEIFGVNMRNGKTECCFRTSLDQGATPTNGTRNDKAEKGQGVKIIEVKDLEQAFEIETGYEGQNAWIEWVRYLAQTLKKDNCYACASGRPQAHLEPFPLGWTDNRGSMECMIALYQDETAWGNKTCTALSLMFPPVNKKLSANPPSFLVTVTHHKSCISRSDTGLSKDMGELKTCIETKNVTTQSNYSSLKIPRADIWWYCGGKIRRPTLPPQWKGTCALVQLAIPFSIANERQEERGRVKGERSKRGIPTSFDDSIYLDPVGIPRGVPDEFKARNQIAAGFESLFWWVTINKNVDWINYIYYNQQRFINYTRDAVKGIAEQLDATSRMAWENRLALDMILAEKGGVCVMLKGQCCTFIPNNTAPDGSITRALQGLTTLAEEMADNSGTDTSMTGWLESMFGKWKGLIVFILTSIIVVIGALAAIGCCTITCVRGLVQRLIETSLTKQMPLPLGKVGQDTICLLERGKTEGEDGTIEREVERMLDNFGVG encoded by the coding sequence atgatgaaactacagctaaaatggactatgcaatgtataataatattaatgatgTGTGAGTTCAGAATTGGTCGTATGGCTACATTGACAGTCCCAGgaagtcggtaccctcaggtaatacggactgatctatgcaccctcatagactgcgagtcagcggggaagggaaaggagtttagggtagattctcttcattattaccgaggggggatgattatggagagggagggttggctgaaaaggttctgccaattgcccagaggggcaccaccggtcatatccattcaccagattaatggaaatcccccctcaacgtgcaaggctggaacttgtcaccccgtatacatcaccgtaaaacacacggcctggatcAAGACAGGCAATAAGGTTTGTTCACATAGACATGAGATATTCGGGGTAAACATGAGAAATGgcaagactgaatgctgcttccgtacctcattagaccagggagcaactcccactaatggaactaggaacgacaaggcggagaaaggacagggagtcaaaataattgaagtgaaagatttagagcaagcctttgagatagagaccggctatgagggacagaatgcgtggattgagtgggtgaggtatttggcccagacgctgaagaaagacaattgttatgcttgtgcatcaggtagaccacaggcccacctggagccctttccactggggtggacagacaatagagggagcatggaatgcatgattgccttgtaccaagatgagacagcctggggcaacaagacctgcactgccctatctctgatgtttcctcctgttaataagaaactatcagcaaaccctccttccttcttggttaccgtgacgcatcacaaatcgtgtataagtcgttctgatacggggctaagtaaagatatgggagaactcaagacttgtattgagactaagaacgtgaccacccagagcaattactcatcactaaaaataccacgtgcggatatatggtggtattgcggaggaaagattcgaagacccactctacccccccaatggaaagggacatgcgcattagttcagctagccattccgttcagtatagccaatgaaagacaagaggagagggggcgtgtaaaaggggaacgatctaaacggggcatacccacctcatttgatgacagtatttacctggaccccgttggcattcccagaggagtaccagatgagttcaaagcccgaaatcagattgcagctgggttcgaatccctcttctggtgggttacgatcaataagaatgtggattggataaactatatatactataatcaacagaggttcatcaattataccagggacgccgtgaagggcatagcagaacaactggacgcaaccagtagaatggcctgggagaatagattggctctggatatgattttggcagagaaaggtggtgtatgcgttatgcttaagggacagtgttgcacgtttatccccaacaacacggcacccgacggatcgattacccgtgcgctacaagggttaaccactctggctgaggaaatggcagacaaTTCAGGGacagacacatccatgactgggtggcttgaatcaatgtttgggaaatggaaagggttaattgtattcatcctcacctccatcatcgtggtgataggagcattggcggcaataggctgttgcaCCATCAcgtgcgtaagaggcttggtgcagaggctcatcgaaacatccttgaccaagcagatgccattacccctgggtaaagtaggccaggatacaatttgcctactagaaagagggaagactgaaggagaggacggcaccatagaaagggaagttgagaggatgttggacaattttggggtaggttag